Below is a window of Nocardioides sp. S-1144 DNA.
GCCTGCGGTGACCGAGACCGAGACGGCCGTCCCGACGGCCGCCACCGGCGGCGCGCGCCCGCGCGTGCTGTCCGGGATCCAGCCGACCGCGGACTCGTTCCACTTCGGCAACTACCTCGGCGCGCTGCGCCAGTGGGTCGACCTCCAGCGCGACCACCAGCCGTTCTTCTTCATCGCCGACCTGCACGCGATCACCGTGGAGCAGGACCCGAAGGTGCTGCGCGAGCGCACCCTGCGCGCGGCGGCGCAGCTGCTCGCCATGGGCATCGACCCGGCCCGCTCGGCGATCTTCGTGCAGAGCCAGATCCCCGAGCACGCCCAGCTGTCGTGGGTGCTCCAGTGCCTCACCGGCTTCGGCGAGGCACGCCGGATGACGCAGTTCAAGGACAAGTCCGCGAAGGGCGGGGAGGGGGCCGCGTCGGTCGGGCTGTTCACCTACCCGATCCTCCAGGCCGCCGACATCCTGCTCTACCGGCCGCACTACGTGCCGGTGGGCGAGGACCAGCGCCAGCACCTCGAGCTGACGCGCGACGTGGCCCAGCGGTTCAACCACCGCTACAAGAAGACCTTCCGGCTGCCCGAGCCCTACATCCTCAAGGCCACCGCGAAGATCGCCGACCTGCAGGACCCCACCTCGAAGATGTCGAAGTCGGCGTCCTCCCCGGGCGGGATCGTGGAGATGCTCGACCAGCCCTCGGTGAGCGCGAAGAAGATCCGGTCGGCGGTGACCGACTCCGAGGCCGAGATCCGCTTCGACGTCGAGACCAAGCCGGGCGTCAGCAACCTGCTCACCATCTTCTCCGCCCTCACCGGCACCGGCATCGCCGACCTCGAGGCGGAGTACGCCGGCCAGGGCTACGGCGCCCTCAAGGGCGACCTCGCCGACGCCGTCATCTCCTTCGTGACGCCGTTCCGCGACCGCACCCTCGAGCTCCTCGACGACCAGGAGCACCTGTCGAAGGTGCTCGCCCAGGGCGCCGAGCAGGCCGGCGAGGTCGCGCGGGCCACCCTGCGGGACGTCTACCAGCGGGTGGGCTTCGTCGCTCCCACCGCCCGCTAGGGTCGGGCAATGCCGACGATCGGAGTGGCCGTCGCGATCCCGGAGCCCTGGGCCACCGAGCTGCAGGACTACCGCACCGCCGTGGGTGACACGACGGCGACGATGATCCCGACGCACATCACCCTGGTGCCGCCGACCGAGGTCGAGGGCGACCTGTCCTCGATCGAGGAGCACCTGGCCGAGGCGGCCGCCGCCGTGCCGGCCTTCGACGTCCACCTGCGTGGCACCGGCACCTTCCGCCCGGTCTCGCCCGTGGTGTTCGTGACGCTCGTCGAGGGCATCTCGCAGTGCGAGCAGCTCGCCGCCGCCGTGCGCCGGGGACCGCTCGGGGTCGACCTCGACTTCCCCTACCACCCGCACGTCACCGTCGCGCACCACCTCGACGACGTGCTGCTCGACCGGGCCTTCGAGGACCTCGCCCGGTTCGAGTGCGAGTTCACCGTGACCGACTTCCACCTGTACGTCCACGACGACGAGCACGGGTGGCAGACCTCGCACGACTTCGCCCTCCGCGCCGCCCTGGGAGGCTGAGCCCGATGCCGTCGGTCAAGCAACGCATCACCGACGCGCGCGAGCGTCGTCCCGGCCTCGACCACGTGCTGCGGATGCAGGAGCACTACGGCGCCGCGAAGGCCGGCCAGCAGGCCGGCGCGGTCACCTACTTCGCGTTCCTGTCGTTCTTCCCGATCCTCGCGCTGGCGTTCTTCGTGGTCGGCGTCGTCGCCGAGGTCTACCCCGAGGCCAACGCCAACCTGACCACCGCCATCGAGTCGGTGCTGCCGGGCCTGATCGGCAGCGGCGAGAGCCAGATCTCCCTCGACGACGTCCAGTCGTTCTCCGGCATCGCCGGTGTCGTCGGTGTGCTCGGTGTGCTGTACGCCGGCCTCGGCTGGGTCTCGGCACTGCGCGACGCGCTCGTGGTCGTCTTCGACACCCCCCGGCGCGAGCTGCCGTCGTTCGTGAAGGGCAAGCTGCGCGACCTGGTCGCGCTGGTCTCGATCGGCTTCGTGCTCGTCGTCGCGGTGGCGGTGACCGGCTTCGTCTCGGGCTTCTCCGAGGACGTCCTGGGCTGGATCGGCCTCGGGTCCGAGCTGGCCTGGCTCGTGCAGGTCCTCGTCGTCGTCCTCGGTCTCGCCGCGAACGCCGTGCTCTTCTTCACCCTCTTCAAGCTGCTCGCCGAGCCGCGGGCGCCCAGCCGCTCGCTGTGGTCCGGCGCGCTGCTCGGCGCCGTGGGCTTCGAGGTCCTCAAGCAGGTCTCGGGGCTGCTGCTCAAGAGCACGCAGGGCCAGCCGGCCTTCCAGGCCTTCGGGATCGCGCTGATCCTCCTGGTCTGGATCAACTACTTCTCGCGCCTGGTCCTGTACGCCGCCTCGTGGGCCCACACGACGCGCGCCGCCCGTGCGCTGCGGCAGTCGGAGCCGGTCGACCCCGTGCAGGGGCCGGTCACGCCCGACCTCACCCGTCTCGCCGGCGGCAAGGCCGTGGCCGACGTCGCCGTGGCCGGGCGCTCCTGGCCGACCCCGTTCGCCGCCGGTGCGGGCGCGATGCTCGCGCTGGTCGCCCTCATCCGTCGCAGGAGGAACCCGTGAGGTTCGAACGCAAGCACGCCCTGATCCTCCTGGCCGTCGCGGCCTGGAACGTGATCACCTTCGGCAACTTCGCCAAGCGCCTCTACACCGCCTACGAGGCGGGGGAGGACCGGGCGCTGGGCTACTGGGTGGCCCACTCGGTGCTGGTCGTGGTCAACGTCCTGATCGCCGGCGTGCTCGGCTCGATGGGCTGGAAGGCCCTGAAGGCCACGAAGTCCGAGCGCTGACCAGCAGCGACCGACCACGCCGGGCCACCGGAGGTTGAGCAAGCGAGCGCCAGCGAGCGCCGACGAAACCGGACGCCGCCCCACCCCGGAGGTTGAGCAAGCGAGCGCCAGCGAGCGCCGACGAAACCGGACGACGCCCGCCAGCCCCCGACCGCTGACTACTTGCCGTGACGCAGGGCGGCGTGCAGGTCCCAGTTGAGGCGGGAGATCACGTCGAGCGGGATCTCCTTGGGGCACGCGGCGGTGCACTCGCCGATGTTGGTGCAGCCGCCGAAGCCCTCGGCGTCGTGCTGGGCGATCATGTTGACCACGCGGGTGTCGCGCTCGGCCTGACCCTGCGGCAGCTCGCCGAGGTGGGTGATCTTGGCGCCGACGAACAGCGACGCGGAGCCGTTCGGGCAGGCCGCGACGCAGGCGCCGCAGCCGATGCAGGTGGCGACGTCGAAGGCCCGGTTGGCCTTGTCCTTCGCGACCGGCGTCGCGTGGGCGTCGGGAGCGGCACCGGTGTTGACCGAGATGTAGCCGCCCTGCTGGATGATCCGGTCGAACGCGCTGCGGTCGACGACGAGGTCCTTGACGATCGGGAACGCGTCGGCGCGCCACGGCTCGACGGTGATGCTGTCGCCGTCGCGGAAGGAGCGCATGTGCAGCTGGCAGGTGGTGGTGACCTCCGGGCCGTGCGCCTCGCCGTCGATCATCAGGCTGCACTGGCCGCAGATGCCCTCGCGGCAGTCGGAGTCGAACGCGATCGGCTCCACGCCCTCGGCGTTCAGCTGCTCGTTGAGCACGTCGAGCATCTCGAGGAAGCTCATGTCCTCGGAGATGTCGTCGAGCTCGTAGGTGTGGATCCCGCCCGGCGTGGTCGCGTTCTCCTGGCGCCAGATCTTGAGGTTCAGCTTCATCGGGGTCCTTCCAGGGCAGCGGTGCTCGACAGGGGGGCGAGCCGGAGGCGACGGGGCAGCGGGGCGGTCACTTGTAGCTCCGCTGCTTCATCTCGACGAACTCGTAGGTCAGGTGTTCCTTGTGCAGGATCGGCTTCTCGTCCGCGCCGCCCCACTCCCAGGCCGCCACGTAGGCGTACTGGTCGTCGTGGCGCAGGGCCTCGCCCTCGTCGGTCTGCGACTCGGACCGGAAGTGGCCGCCGCACGACTCGCGCCGGTTGAGCGCGTCGATGCACATCAGCTCGCCGAGCTCGAAGAAGTCGGCGACGCGGCCGGCCTTCTCCAGCGACTGGTTCATGCTCGCGGCGCTGCCGAGCACCCGCACGTTGCGCCAGAAGTCGTCCTTCAGGCTGCGGATGAGGTCGATCGCCTTGCGCAGGCCGTCCTCGGAGCGCTCCATGCCGCAGTACTCCCACATGATGTGGCCGAGCTCGCGGTGGTAGGAGTCGACGCTGCGGGTGCCGTTGGTGGTCATGAACCGCTCGATGCGCGAGTGCACCGCCTGCTGCGCCTCGACGACGGCCGGGTCGTCCTCGGCGATCTTCTCGAACGGGCCCTCGGCGAGGTAGTCGCGGATGGTGTTCGGAAGGACGAAGTAGCCGTCGGCCAGGCCCTGCATCAGCGCCGAGGCGCCGAGGCGGTTGGCGCCGTGGTCGGAGAAGTTGGCCTCGCCGGTGACGAACAGGCCCGGGATCGTCGACTGGAGGTCGTAGTCGACCCAGAGCCCGCCCATGACGTAGTGGACGGCCGGGTAGATCCGCATCGGCGAGGTGTAGGGGTCCTCACCGGTGATGCGGGCGTACATGTCGAAGAGGTTGTCGTACTTGTCCTCGATGGCCTTGCGGCCGAGCCGGTCGATGGCCTCGGCGAAGTCGAGGTAGACCCCGCGCCGGACGCCGTCGACCTCCGGGCCGACGCCGCGGCCCTCGTCGCACATGTTCTTGGCCTGGCGGGAGGCGATGTCGCGGGGGACCAGGTTGCCGAAGGCCGGGTAGATCCGCTCCAGGTAGTAGTCGCGGTCCTCCTCCGGGATCTCGCGGGGGTCCTTGGCGCAGTCGGCCTGGTTCTTCGGGACCCAGATCCGGCCGTCGTTGCGCAGCGACTCCGACATGAGGGTCAGCTTCGACTGGTGCGGGCCCGAGACCGGGATGCAGGTCGGGTGGATCTGCGTGTAGCAGGGGTTCGCCATCAGGGCGCCCTTGCGGTGCGCGCGCCAGGCGGCGGTGACGTTGCAGCCCATGGCGTTGGTGGAGAGGAAGAAGACGTTGCCGTAGCCGCCGGAGGCGAGCACGACGACGTCGGCGAAGTAGGTCTCGATCTCGCCGGTGACCATGTCGCGCACGATGATCCCGCGGGCGCGGCCGTCGACGACGATCAGCTCGACCATCTCGTGGCGGGTGTAGCACTTGACCGTGCCGGCCGCGACCTGGCGCTCGAGGGCCTGGTAGGCGCCGATGAGCAGCTGCTGGCCGGTCTGGCCGCGGGCGTAGAAGGTGCGGGAGACCTGGACGCCGCCGAAGGAGCGGTTGTCGAGCAGGCCGCCGTACTCGCGCGCGAACGGGACGCCCTGGGCGACGCACTGGTCGATGATGCTGGTGCTGACCTGGGCCAGGCGGTAGACGTTCGACTCGCGCGAGCGGTAGTCGCCGCCCTTGATCGTGTCGTAGAAGAGCCGGTAGACCGAGTCGCCGTCGCCCTTGTAGTTCTTCGCGGCGTTGATGCCGCCCTGGGCGGCGATCGAGTGCGCCCGGCGCGGGGAGTCCTGGTAGCAGAACGACTTCACGACGTAGCCGGCCTCGCCGAGCGTCGCGGCGGCCGAGGCGCCGGCCAGGCCGGTGCCGACGACGATCACCGAGAGCCGGCGCCGGTTGGCCGGGTTGGCGATGCGCGCCTCGAACTGGCGGGTGTTCCAGCGCTCGTCGAGCGGGCCGCCGGGGGCCTTGAGGTCCTGGATCGGGTCGCCGTCGATGTAGTAGCCGGCCGCGTCGTCGGTCAGCTGGGAGCCCTCGCGGTCGGCCAGCTGGTCGGCGTCGAGCGTGCGCGAGGAGTCGAAGGAGTTGGTGGTGTCGGGCAGGTCGGTCATGGGGTCCTCGAACCTCTCAGATCAGTCGATGACGCCGGCGAGCACGAAGATCGGGACCAGCGAGAAGCCGCCGGCCACGACCACCGCGAGGATGGTGCCGATCGCCTTGGCGTTGCGGCGCGACGTGGCGTTGTTGGTGAGGCCGAGGGTCTGGGCGGCGCTCCAGGTGCCGTGGTGCAGGTGCAGCGCCAGGGCGACCATCGCCAGGAGGTAGATGGCGGTCAGCCACGGCACCTCGAAGCTCTGGACCATCAGCGTGTAGGGGTCGCCCGCGGCGTCGCCCGTCTCGCCGGTGTTGACGTTGATGCGGCCCACGGTGAAGTTCAGCAGGTGCCAGACGATGAACAGCAGCAGCGTGATGCCGCCCCACCGCATCCAGTGCGAGGAGAAGCTGGAGTGCTTGTTCTTCTTCACCACGTACTTCGTCGTGCGGGCCCTCCCGGCCCGTCGCCACAGGGCGATGGCGCAGTAGACGTGCACGAAGAGCGAGAGGAGCAGCACGACGCGGGCGATCCAGAGGAACCCCTCGTGCGGCAGCAGCGGCTCGCCGAGCTCGCGCAGGTGGTGCGCGTAGTCGTTGAACGCCTCCTGCCCGGAGAACGCCTTGAGGTTGCCGTACATGTGCGCCACCACGTAGCCGACGAAGATCAGGCCGCTCACGGCCATCAACATCTTCAGCGCGATGGTCGAACGCATTGCGCGAGAGCCCTTGACGAGGGCCGGACGGGTCGTCATCACCACGATCGTCACTCTACGGTCATCGTGACCTGCGGCTTCACCCGACCGGTGTGACATGCGTCGCCCGTGGCCCCCCGCGGCGTGTCGCGTGGCGCGGAACGACCCGTCGGCCGCCCGTCCGGCCGCGTCGCGCGGTGTCAGGCGGCGTGGGCCTGCGTCGTGACCAGGTGCTCGGCGACCAGCTCGTCGACCGCGTCGGACCAGCTGCGGCGCCGCGCGACCTCGCGCCCCTCCGAGCCGAGGAGGCCGCGGTGCCGGTCGGCGACGACCGCCTCGACGGCCCGCCGGAACGCCCGCGGGTCGGAGGGGTCGTAGAGCAGACCGGTCTCGAGGTGGCGCACGACGTCGGGCGCGCCGCCCGAGCGCGGCGCGACGACGGGGACGCCGGCCGCTGCTGCCTCGCGCAGGGTGTGGGCGCAGGTCTCGTGCTCCCCGGGGTGCACGAGCAGGTCGAGGGTCGCCATCGCCACGGTCAGGTCGCCGGTGCCCATCGAGCCGGTCACCTTCGCCCCCGGCAGCCGCGACTCCAGCCACTCGCGCTGGGGGCCGTCGCCGATCACCACCGGGCGGACGCCGTCGAGGGCGGCCAGCTCGGCGAGGCGGCGCACGCCGTGGCGCTTGTGCAGCCCGCCGACGTACCCGACGACCACCAGCGGGGGCCGGCCCGCGCGCGCGGTCGAGCGGGCGCGCGACCACGAGTCGTGCAGCCAGCCGTCCCGCAGCGCGGGGGTGAACGCCGCGGTGTCGACGCCCGGGCGCCAGAGCCCGGCGTCCACGCCGAACTCCGCCATCCGGTCGACCATCCAGGTCGAGGTGACCAGCACCCGGTCGGCGCGGTCGGCGACGCGCGAGCGCCAGTAGTCGGCGCTGACGTCGAGCACGGGGGACTGCTCGACGACCAGCGAGGGGACACCGGTGCGGTGGGTCAGCTTCAGGGCCTTGCGACCCAGCACCCCGGGGGAGGTGACGTGCACGAGGTCCGGGCCGAACTGGTCGAGGGCCGCGCGCACCTGCGGACCGGCCGGCTCCAGGGGACGGACCCGCACCACCTGCGAGGTCCGGTACGTCGTCAGCCCGGGTCCGGGGGTGATGATCCGGACCGTGTGGCCGAGGTCCACGAGCCGGTCCGCGACGGCCTTCAGCGTCGTCGTGGTGCCGTCGACCGCGGGGTAGAACGTCTCGGTGACCAGGGCGATCCGCATGTCGCGAGCCTCGCCGCCACGTCCGTCGCCGCCACCACCGCGACCCGTCCCGTCGGTGCACACCAGGTGAACGCGTGGGTGGGCACCGGCGGCGGGA
It encodes the following:
- the trpS gene encoding tryptophan--tRNA ligase, whose translation is MPAVTETETAVPTAATGGARPRVLSGIQPTADSFHFGNYLGALRQWVDLQRDHQPFFFIADLHAITVEQDPKVLRERTLRAAAQLLAMGIDPARSAIFVQSQIPEHAQLSWVLQCLTGFGEARRMTQFKDKSAKGGEGAASVGLFTYPILQAADILLYRPHYVPVGEDQRQHLELTRDVAQRFNHRYKKTFRLPEPYILKATAKIADLQDPTSKMSKSASSPGGIVEMLDQPSVSAKKIRSAVTDSEAEIRFDVETKPGVSNLLTIFSALTGTGIADLEAEYAGQGYGALKGDLADAVISFVTPFRDRTLELLDDQEHLSKVLAQGAEQAGEVARATLRDVYQRVGFVAPTAR
- a CDS encoding 2'-5' RNA ligase family protein is translated as MPTIGVAVAIPEPWATELQDYRTAVGDTTATMIPTHITLVPPTEVEGDLSSIEEHLAEAAAAVPAFDVHLRGTGTFRPVSPVVFVTLVEGISQCEQLAAAVRRGPLGVDLDFPYHPHVTVAHHLDDVLLDRAFEDLARFECEFTVTDFHLYVHDDEHGWQTSHDFALRAALGG
- a CDS encoding YihY/virulence factor BrkB family protein, which gives rise to MPSVKQRITDARERRPGLDHVLRMQEHYGAAKAGQQAGAVTYFAFLSFFPILALAFFVVGVVAEVYPEANANLTTAIESVLPGLIGSGESQISLDDVQSFSGIAGVVGVLGVLYAGLGWVSALRDALVVVFDTPRRELPSFVKGKLRDLVALVSIGFVLVVAVAVTGFVSGFSEDVLGWIGLGSELAWLVQVLVVVLGLAANAVLFFTLFKLLAEPRAPSRSLWSGALLGAVGFEVLKQVSGLLLKSTQGQPAFQAFGIALILLVWINYFSRLVLYAASWAHTTRAARALRQSEPVDPVQGPVTPDLTRLAGGKAVADVAVAGRSWPTPFAAGAGAMLALVALIRRRRNP
- a CDS encoding SCO4848 family membrane protein encodes the protein MRFERKHALILLAVAAWNVITFGNFAKRLYTAYEAGEDRALGYWVAHSVLVVVNVLIAGVLGSMGWKALKATKSER
- a CDS encoding succinate dehydrogenase/fumarate reductase iron-sulfur subunit — encoded protein: MKLNLKIWRQENATTPGGIHTYELDDISEDMSFLEMLDVLNEQLNAEGVEPIAFDSDCREGICGQCSLMIDGEAHGPEVTTTCQLHMRSFRDGDSITVEPWRADAFPIVKDLVVDRSAFDRIIQQGGYISVNTGAAPDAHATPVAKDKANRAFDVATCIGCGACVAACPNGSASLFVGAKITHLGELPQGQAERDTRVVNMIAQHDAEGFGGCTNIGECTAACPKEIPLDVISRLNWDLHAALRHGK
- a CDS encoding fumarate reductase/succinate dehydrogenase flavoprotein subunit; this translates as MTDLPDTTNSFDSSRTLDADQLADREGSQLTDDAAGYYIDGDPIQDLKAPGGPLDERWNTRQFEARIANPANRRRLSVIVVGTGLAGASAAATLGEAGYVVKSFCYQDSPRRAHSIAAQGGINAAKNYKGDGDSVYRLFYDTIKGGDYRSRESNVYRLAQVSTSIIDQCVAQGVPFAREYGGLLDNRSFGGVQVSRTFYARGQTGQQLLIGAYQALERQVAAGTVKCYTRHEMVELIVVDGRARGIIVRDMVTGEIETYFADVVVLASGGYGNVFFLSTNAMGCNVTAAWRAHRKGALMANPCYTQIHPTCIPVSGPHQSKLTLMSESLRNDGRIWVPKNQADCAKDPREIPEEDRDYYLERIYPAFGNLVPRDIASRQAKNMCDEGRGVGPEVDGVRRGVYLDFAEAIDRLGRKAIEDKYDNLFDMYARITGEDPYTSPMRIYPAVHYVMGGLWVDYDLQSTIPGLFVTGEANFSDHGANRLGASALMQGLADGYFVLPNTIRDYLAEGPFEKIAEDDPAVVEAQQAVHSRIERFMTTNGTRSVDSYHRELGHIMWEYCGMERSEDGLRKAIDLIRSLKDDFWRNVRVLGSAASMNQSLEKAGRVADFFELGELMCIDALNRRESCGGHFRSESQTDEGEALRHDDQYAYVAAWEWGGADEKPILHKEHLTYEFVEMKQRSYK
- a CDS encoding succinate dehydrogenase cytochrome b subunit translates to MRSTIALKMLMAVSGLIFVGYVVAHMYGNLKAFSGQEAFNDYAHHLRELGEPLLPHEGFLWIARVVLLLSLFVHVYCAIALWRRAGRARTTKYVVKKNKHSSFSSHWMRWGGITLLLFIVWHLLNFTVGRINVNTGETGDAAGDPYTLMVQSFEVPWLTAIYLLAMVALALHLHHGTWSAAQTLGLTNNATSRRNAKAIGTILAVVVAGGFSLVPIFVLAGVID
- a CDS encoding glycosyltransferase gives rise to the protein MRIALVTETFYPAVDGTTTTLKAVADRLVDLGHTVRIITPGPGLTTYRTSQVVRVRPLEPAGPQVRAALDQFGPDLVHVTSPGVLGRKALKLTHRTGVPSLVVEQSPVLDVSADYWRSRVADRADRVLVTSTWMVDRMAEFGVDAGLWRPGVDTAAFTPALRDGWLHDSWSRARSTARAGRPPLVVVGYVGGLHKRHGVRRLAELAALDGVRPVVIGDGPQREWLESRLPGAKVTGSMGTGDLTVAMATLDLLVHPGEHETCAHTLREAAAAGVPVVAPRSGGAPDVVRHLETGLLYDPSDPRAFRRAVEAVVADRHRGLLGSEGREVARRRSWSDAVDELVAEHLVTTQAHAA